From the candidate division KSB1 bacterium genome, one window contains:
- a CDS encoding pyridoxal phosphate-dependent aminotransferase — protein MPKFPKFAKRVDEITGSVFEKYAPKMAEQGKNLVKLHIGDTYLPPKYTLPIDSSARKKYEHFNQYCNTFGIVPLREALIEKLQADNHLQVNKDNILITNGATNALSISMMALIEPGDEVLILTPAWPFFFGMVKIAGGRMVEAPIYTKLYNEPELDIADYLEKFMTSRTAAIYLNTPNNPSGKVLNREQLAQIAAVAEKHNLWVISDEAYDGLTFDNRPHISIAGFPKMFERTLSIFTFSKSFMFAGLRLGFVATSEQAVKNLNKMMVHQLYSPSTLAQQMMVEPVETRKQWLPGVRNHYQELRDLFVEKLKIDFPKPDATYFIFFPADQYLNGRNYWQLIEACLDSGVSVAPGDSFGKDFHHYIRLCFTGESPERLELGIERLNKVFEQS, from the coding sequence ATGCCAAAATTCCCCAAGTTTGCAAAACGTGTCGATGAAATAACCGGTTCGGTTTTCGAAAAGTACGCTCCCAAAATGGCTGAACAAGGGAAGAATCTCGTTAAGCTTCATATTGGCGACACCTATTTGCCTCCGAAATATACTCTGCCTATCGACTCATCCGCTCGGAAAAAGTACGAGCATTTCAATCAGTATTGTAATACGTTTGGCATCGTCCCTTTACGTGAGGCACTGATAGAGAAATTGCAAGCTGACAATCATCTACAGGTAAACAAAGATAATATCCTAATCACCAACGGCGCAACCAATGCGCTCAGCATTAGTATGATGGCGCTAATTGAACCGGGTGATGAAGTACTCATTCTCACCCCGGCCTGGCCTTTCTTTTTCGGTATGGTAAAAATAGCCGGGGGTCGTATGGTAGAAGCGCCCATTTACACAAAATTATATAATGAACCGGAACTTGATATCGCCGATTATTTAGAGAAATTTATGACCTCGAGAACCGCAGCGATTTACCTTAACACTCCAAACAATCCCAGCGGCAAAGTGCTGAATCGAGAGCAACTGGCCCAAATTGCTGCGGTCGCCGAAAAACACAATCTCTGGGTGATCTCGGATGAAGCTTACGATGGCTTGACTTTCGATAATCGCCCGCACATATCAATTGCCGGCTTTCCCAAAATGTTCGAAAGAACTTTAAGCATCTTTACGTTTTCAAAAAGTTTTATGTTTGCCGGACTGCGTCTCGGTTTTGTTGCCACCAGTGAGCAAGCAGTAAAAAATCTCAATAAAATGATGGTACACCAGTTGTATAGCCCCTCAACGCTTGCTCAGCAGATGATGGTTGAACCGGTTGAAACCCGCAAGCAATGGCTGCCGGGAGTCCGGAATCATTACCAGGAACTGCGAGATTTATTTGTCGAGAAACTAAAAATCGATTTTCCAAAACCGGACGCTACCTATTTTATTTTCTTTCCTGCTGACCAATATTTGAACGGCCGCAATTATTGGCAACTCATTGAAGCCTGTCTCGATAGCGGCGTCTCCGTTGCACCCGGGGATAGTTTTGGCAAAGATTTTCATCATTATATCCGGCTTTGTTTTACCGGGGAATCACCTGAGAGGTTAGAGTTGGGGATTGAGAGGTTGAACAAAGTGTTTGAACAATCATAA
- a CDS encoding VanZ family protein, which yields MLNNPPKEKESASWLYVILCSLVIFVTIPLARSMQKFVREHWGKEIFSYIVFAVVLLAVVVSLIYLRRLRVASRSRYIWLAVISTIFIGYTVRLSKNPEEALHFVEYGVLGLLVYRALTHKVRDKSIYFIAVVIGAMVGMMDEAIQWATPKRYWCLDDIWLNFFAVTLIQVAIAKGLSPSIISERVAPRNIRCLSILTAAAILFLGASLLNTPARVAWYTERIPALKFLIENESMMFEYGHYYEDPEIGHFRSRLSPNELKRTDEERAIEAAAILNQYRNDSTYSDFLEKYTPVSDPFLHEARVHLFRRDRYIRKAEAEKENEEIYQDRIMVAYRENLIMEKYFKNTFKRSNFVLPPEQLAYLEENHLPELHYGSAVSWQLVTKINEVQIMVGLFVVLLGLAVVYWYFGQEET from the coding sequence ATGCTAAATAACCCGCCAAAAGAGAAAGAATCGGCTTCATGGCTTTATGTGATACTTTGTTCGCTCGTTATTTTCGTGACCATTCCATTAGCCCGATCGATGCAAAAATTTGTTCGAGAACACTGGGGTAAGGAAATATTTAGCTATATTGTCTTCGCAGTTGTTCTTTTAGCAGTTGTAGTTAGTCTCATCTATCTCCGTCGACTCCGGGTTGCTTCACGCAGCAGATACATCTGGCTTGCCGTCATTTCAACCATCTTTATCGGATATACCGTTAGACTTAGTAAAAACCCGGAAGAGGCGCTGCACTTCGTTGAATATGGAGTGCTTGGCTTGCTGGTTTATCGGGCGCTGACCCACAAAGTGAGAGATAAAAGTATCTACTTCATAGCAGTGGTAATTGGAGCCATGGTCGGCATGATGGACGAGGCGATTCAGTGGGCAACTCCAAAGAGATACTGGTGCCTGGACGACATTTGGCTGAACTTCTTTGCTGTAACCCTTATTCAGGTCGCTATTGCAAAAGGCCTCTCCCCTTCGATTATTTCAGAAAGAGTCGCACCTCGAAATATCCGATGTTTATCCATTTTAACTGCAGCGGCAATTCTATTCCTGGGAGCCAGTCTTCTCAATACACCTGCCCGAGTCGCCTGGTATACGGAGCGTATTCCGGCATTAAAATTTTTGATTGAAAATGAAAGTATGATGTTTGAATACGGCCATTACTACGAAGACCCGGAAATAGGCCATTTTAGATCGCGTCTATCCCCAAATGAGCTCAAGCGAACTGATGAAGAACGCGCGATTGAAGCCGCAGCAATTTTAAATCAATACCGCAATGACTCAACTTACAGTGATTTTCTGGAAAAATACACCCCGGTTAGCGATCCTTTTTTGCATGAAGCGCGGGTTCATCTGTTTCGCAGAGATCGTTATATCCGGAAAGCGGAAGCAGAAAAAGAGAATGAGGAAATTTACCAGGACCGGATTATGGTGGCCTATCGCGAAAACCTGATCATGGAAAAATATTTTAAAAATACTTTCAAACGCTCGAATTTTGTTTTACCGCCCGAACAACTGGCCTATCTTGAGGAAAACCATTTACCGGAACTGCACTATGGTAGTGCTGTAAGCTGGCAGCTGGTTACCAAAATCAATGAGGTTCAAATTATGGTTGGGCTTTTTGTGGTGCTATTGGGACTGGCGGTTGTCTATTGGTATTTTGGGCAGGAGGAGACTTGA